The following coding sequences lie in one Pectobacterium sp. A5351 genomic window:
- the tuf gene encoding elongation factor Tu has translation MSKEKFERTKPHVNVGTIGHVDHGKTTLTAAITTVLAKTYGGNARAFDQIDNAPEEKARGITINTSHVEYDTPSRHYAHVDCPGHADYVKNMITGAAQMDGAILVVAATDGPMPQTREHILLGRQVGVPFIIVFLNKCDMVDDEELLELVEMEVRELLSQYDFPGDDTPVVRGSALKALEGDAEWEAKIIELAEHLDSYIPEPERAIDKPFLLPIEDVFSISGRGTVVTGRVERGIVKVGEEVEIVGIKDTAKSTCTGVEMFRKLLDEGRAGENVGVLLRGIKREEIERGQVLAKPGSIKPHTKFESEVYILSKDEGGRHTPFFKGYRPQFYFRTTDVTGTIELPEGVEMVMPGDNIKMVVTLIHPIAMDDGLRFAIREGGRTVGAGVVAKVIA, from the coding sequence ATGTCTAAAGAAAAATTTGAACGTACAAAACCGCACGTTAACGTCGGTACTATCGGCCACGTTGACCATGGTAAAACAACGCTGACCGCTGCAATCACTACCGTTCTGGCTAAAACCTACGGTGGTAACGCACGTGCATTCGACCAGATCGATAACGCGCCAGAAGAAAAGGCTCGTGGTATCACCATCAACACGTCTCACGTTGAATACGATACCCCGTCTCGCCACTACGCGCACGTTGACTGCCCAGGACACGCCGACTATGTGAAAAACATGATCACCGGTGCTGCTCAGATGGACGGCGCTATCCTGGTTGTTGCTGCGACTGACGGCCCAATGCCTCAGACCCGTGAGCACATCCTGCTGGGTCGTCAGGTTGGCGTTCCTTTCATCATCGTGTTCCTGAACAAATGTGACATGGTTGATGACGAAGAGCTGCTGGAACTGGTTGAGATGGAAGTGCGCGAGCTGCTGTCTCAGTACGATTTCCCTGGCGACGACACCCCAGTGGTTCGTGGTTCTGCGCTGAAAGCGCTGGAAGGCGACGCTGAGTGGGAAGCAAAAATCATCGAACTGGCAGAGCATCTGGATTCCTATATCCCAGAGCCAGAGCGTGCCATTGACAAGCCGTTCCTGCTGCCAATCGAAGACGTATTCTCTATCTCCGGCCGTGGTACCGTTGTTACCGGTCGTGTAGAGCGCGGTATCGTTAAAGTTGGTGAAGAAGTGGAAATCGTTGGTATCAAAGACACCGCGAAATCTACCTGTACCGGCGTAGAAATGTTCCGCAAACTGCTGGACGAAGGTCGTGCGGGCGAGAACGTTGGTGTTCTGCTGCGTGGTATCAAGCGTGAAGAAATCGAGCGTGGTCAGGTACTGGCTAAGCCGGGTTCAATCAAGCCACACACCAAGTTCGAATCAGAAGTGTATATCCTGAGCAAGGATGAAGGCGGCCGTCATACTCCGTTCTTCAAAGGTTACCGTCCTCAGTTCTACTTCCGTACCACTGACGTAACGGGCACCATCGAACTGCCAGAAGGCGTAGAGATGGTAATGCCAGGCGACAACATTAAAATGGTTGTTACCCTGATCCACCCAATCGCGATGGATGACGGTTTGCGTTTCGCAATCCGTGAAGGCGGCCGTACAGTAGGCGCGGGCGTTGTTGCTAAAGTTATCGCTTAA
- the secE gene encoding preprotein translocase subunit SecE, which translates to MSANTEAQDSGRGLEVIKWLVVGALLVVAIVGNYYYREFSLPLRALAVVILIAAAGGVALLTTKGKATVAFAREARTEVRKVIWPTRQETLHTTLIVAAVTAVMSLILWGLDGILVRLVSFITGLRF; encoded by the coding sequence ATGAGTGCGAATACCGAAGCTCAGGATAGTGGGCGTGGCCTGGAAGTGATTAAATGGCTGGTAGTAGGTGCCTTGCTGGTTGTTGCGATTGTTGGCAATTATTATTATCGCGAATTTAGTCTTCCTTTGCGTGCATTGGCCGTTGTTATCCTGATCGCCGCAGCCGGTGGTGTGGCACTGCTGACCACGAAAGGCAAAGCAACCGTAGCGTTTGCTCGCGAAGCGCGTACTGAAGTGCGCAAAGTAATTTGGCCGACTCGTCAGGAAACGTTACACACCACGTTAATCGTTGCCGCGGTGACTGCCGTGATGTCACTGATTTTGTGGGGACTGGATGGTATTCTGGTCCGTTTGGTATCGTTTATCACTGGCCTGAGGTTCTAA
- the nusG gene encoding transcription termination/antitermination protein NusG, with amino-acid sequence MSEAPKKRWYVVQAFSGFEGRVAQSLREHIKLHNMEELFGEVMVPTEEVVEIRGGQRRKSERKFFPGYVLVQMVMEDASWHLVRSVPRVMGFIGGTSDRPAPISDKEVDAIMNRLQQVGDKPRPKTLFEPGEMVRVNDGPFADFNGVVEEVDYEKSRLKVSVSIFGRATPVELDFAQVEKG; translated from the coding sequence ATGTCTGAAGCTCCAAAAAAACGTTGGTACGTCGTTCAGGCGTTTTCTGGTTTTGAAGGTCGCGTAGCACAATCACTGCGTGAGCATATCAAACTCCATAATATGGAAGAACTGTTTGGCGAAGTCATGGTGCCTACTGAAGAAGTAGTCGAAATCCGTGGTGGTCAGCGTCGCAAGAGTGAGCGCAAGTTTTTCCCTGGTTATGTCTTGGTACAGATGGTGATGGAAGATGCCAGCTGGCATCTAGTACGCAGCGTACCTCGTGTTATGGGGTTCATTGGCGGTACATCCGATCGTCCTGCGCCAATCAGTGACAAAGAAGTGGATGCGATTATGAATCGTCTCCAGCAAGTTGGTGACAAACCACGTCCGAAAACGCTGTTTGAACCGGGTGAAATGGTTCGTGTTAACGACGGTCCATTTGCTGATTTTAACGGTGTTGTCGAAGAAGTTGACTATGAGAAGAGCCGCCTGAAGGTGTCTGTTTCTATATTTGGTCGTGCGACGCCTGTTGAACTGGACTTTGCTCAGGTCGAAAAAGGCTAA
- the rplK gene encoding 50S ribosomal protein L11, whose amino-acid sequence MAKKVQAYVKLQVAAGMANPSPPVGPALGQQGVNIMEFCKAFNAKTESVEKGLPIPVVITVYSDRSFTFVTKTPPAAVLLKKAAGIKSGSGKPNKDKVGKVTSAQVREIAETKAADMTGSDVDAMARSIAGTARSMGLVVED is encoded by the coding sequence ATGGCCAAGAAAGTACAAGCCTATGTCAAGCTGCAGGTTGCAGCTGGTATGGCTAACCCAAGCCCACCGGTAGGTCCGGCTCTGGGTCAGCAGGGTGTGAACATCATGGAATTCTGTAAGGCGTTCAATGCTAAAACTGAAAGCGTTGAAAAAGGTCTGCCAATTCCTGTTGTTATTACCGTTTATTCTGACCGTTCTTTCACCTTCGTTACCAAAACGCCTCCAGCGGCTGTTCTGCTGAAGAAAGCGGCTGGTATCAAGTCTGGTTCAGGTAAGCCGAACAAAGACAAAGTTGGTAAAGTAACGAGCGCTCAGGTTCGTGAAATCGCAGAAACTAAAGCTGCGGACATGACTGGTTCTGATGTAGACGCTATGGCGCGCTCTATCGCAGGTACCGCTCGTTCCATGGGCCTGGTAGTGGAGGATTAA
- the rplA gene encoding 50S ribosomal protein L1 — MAKLTKRMRVIRDKVDVTKQYDINEAVALLKELATAKFVESVDVAVNLGIDARKSDQNVRGATVLPHGTGRSVRVAVFTQGANAEAAKAAGAEFVGMEDLADQIKKGEMGFDVVIASPDAMRVVGQLGQVLGPRGLMPNPKVGTVTPNVAEAVNNAKAGQVRYRNDKNGIIHTTIGKVDFDSDKLKENLESLLVALKKAKPSQAKGVYIKKVSLSTTMGAGVAIDQSGLNAAAN, encoded by the coding sequence ATGGCTAAGCTGACCAAGCGCATGCGCGTGATCCGTGACAAAGTTGATGTAACTAAACAGTACGACATCAACGAAGCTGTTGCTCTGCTCAAAGAGCTGGCCACTGCTAAGTTCGTAGAAAGTGTAGACGTCGCTGTTAACCTCGGCATCGATGCACGTAAATCTGACCAAAACGTTCGCGGTGCAACCGTTCTGCCTCACGGCACTGGTCGTTCTGTTCGCGTAGCTGTCTTCACCCAGGGTGCAAACGCTGAAGCGGCTAAAGCTGCTGGCGCTGAGTTCGTGGGCATGGAAGATCTGGCTGATCAGATTAAGAAAGGCGAAATGGGCTTTGACGTTGTTATTGCATCTCCAGATGCAATGCGCGTTGTTGGCCAATTGGGCCAGGTTCTGGGGCCGCGTGGCCTGATGCCAAACCCGAAAGTGGGTACCGTAACACCTAACGTTGCTGAAGCAGTTAACAATGCTAAAGCAGGCCAGGTTCGTTACCGTAACGACAAGAACGGTATCATCCATACCACTATCGGTAAGGTTGATTTCGATTCTGACAAATTGAAAGAAAACCTGGAATCTTTGCTGGTTGCGCTGAAAAAAGCAAAACCATCTCAGGCGAAAGGCGTGTACATCAAGAAAGTTAGCCTGTCTACCACTATGGGCGCTGGCGTTGCTATCGACCAGAGCGGTCTGAACGCTGCTGCTAACTAA
- the rplJ gene encoding 50S ribosomal protein L10: protein MALNLQDKQAIVAEVSEVAKGALSAVVADSRGVTVDKMTELRKAGREAGVYMRVVRNTLLRRVVEGTQFECLKDTFVGPTLIAYSMEHPGAAARLFKEFAKANAKFEVKAAAFEGELIPAAQIDRLATLPTYEEALARLMSTMKEAAAGKLVRTLAAVRDAKEAA from the coding sequence ATGGCATTAAATCTTCAAGACAAACAAGCGATTGTTGCTGAAGTCAGCGAAGTAGCCAAAGGTGCGCTGTCTGCGGTTGTTGCGGATTCTCGTGGCGTTACCGTTGATAAAATGACCGAACTGCGTAAGGCAGGTCGTGAAGCTGGCGTTTACATGCGTGTTGTTCGTAACACCCTGCTGCGCCGCGTCGTTGAAGGCACTCAATTTGAATGCCTGAAAGACACGTTTGTTGGTCCGACCCTGATTGCATATTCTATGGAACACCCGGGCGCTGCTGCTCGTCTGTTCAAAGAGTTCGCGAAAGCGAATGCAAAATTTGAGGTCAAAGCTGCAGCCTTTGAAGGTGAGCTGATCCCGGCGGCTCAAATTGACCGTCTGGCAACGCTGCCGACTTACGAAGAAGCACTGGCACGTCTGATGTCGACCATGAAAGAAGCCGCTGCAGGCAAACTGGTCCGCACTCTGGCTGCTGTTCGCGATGCAAAAGAAGCTGCGTAA
- the rplL gene encoding 50S ribosomal protein L7/L12, with protein MSITKDQILEAVAAMSVMDVVELVSAMEEKFGVSAAAAVAVAAGPAEVAEEKTEFDVVLKGIGANKVAVIKAVRGATGLGLKEAKDLVESAPAVLKEGVSKDDAEALKKSLEEAGAEVEVK; from the coding sequence ATGTCTATCACTAAAGATCAAATTCTGGAAGCAGTAGCAGCTATGTCTGTAATGGATGTTGTTGAGCTGGTTTCTGCTATGGAAGAAAAATTCGGTGTTTCTGCTGCTGCTGCTGTAGCTGTTGCTGCTGGCCCAGCTGAAGTTGCTGAAGAAAAAACTGAGTTCGACGTTGTGCTGAAAGGCATCGGTGCTAACAAAGTTGCTGTAATCAAAGCTGTTCGTGGCGCGACTGGTCTGGGCCTGAAAGAAGCCAAAGATCTGGTTGAATCTGCACCAGCAGTTCTGAAAGAAGGCGTGAGCAAAGATGACGCTGAAGCACTGAAAAAATCACTGGAAGAAGCTGGCGCAGAAGTTGAAGTTAAATAA